The sequence TAGTAAAGGGTTTTTTAATGAATGCATCATTTTGAGTAAGCTCCGTGTCTTCAAGTGTTTCCATGGTATATCCTGACATAAACAACACCTTGGTATGTGGCGAGTGTTGACGAATCTTTTTGGCAAGTGCAAGGCCATTCATTTCCAGCATAACCACATCGGTAATGAGTAAGTCTATGGTGTGGTGGGTCTGTTTTACGTATTCCACTGCACGGTTCGGATTTTTTTCTGCGATAACGGTATACCCTAAATGGTGGAGTATCTTCTCTGTCGTACTGAGAATAGATGGTTCGTCTTCCACGAGGAGCACCACTTTTTTCTCTTTCTTTTGAGGGGGGAGCTGTTGTTTTGGAGCTGCTTCCTCAAGAGGGAGTTGTTTCTCTTCATGAACTGGAAAATAGAGCTTGAAGGTTGTTCCTGTTCCAGGATTGCTTTCCACATCTATAAAGCCACTATTCTGACGCATAATACCGTACACCGTTGAGAGGCCAAGGCCGGTGCCGCGCCCCACCTCTTTAGTGGTAAAAAAGGGTTCAAAAATACTTGAGAGGGTGGTTTTATCCATGCCGGAGCCGGTGTCCCGTACGGTGAGTTGGACATATTTCTGCAGGGGGACCTGTTTTTGAAGTCCGGCCCCGGATGCATAGGGGGGTGAACCGTGGGCTGCATAGGTGGCAATGTCTATGGTACCACTCCCTTCTATGGCATCCTGTGCATTAATACAGAGGTTCATGATAATTTGGCTTAATTGTGATGGGTCTAAGTGTATCACAAAGTCATGAGGAGCGGGGGTCCAGGAAATCTCTACGGAATCTCTTGTTATTCGTCGCAACATGGAAAGTTGTTTTTCTATTTCCCTGTTGAGGCGAATGAGGCGGGGAGAGGCTACGTCTTTACGAGCAAAGGCGAGGAGTTGCTGGGTTAATTTTGCAGAACGCTGAGCTAAGGTTCCAATTTCATGTAAATCATCTTGAATGGCCGATTCTTTCGGGAGTTTCTCCCGGGCAAGTTCGATATATCCGAGCATGCCGCCCAGGGCATTATTAAAGTCATGGGCGATTCCTCCGGCAAGACGTCCAATGGATTCCATTTTTTGAGATTGAAGGAGCTGCTGTAAGAGCTTTTCCTTCTCCGCCTCTGCTTTTTTAAGATCTGTAATATCAGTGCCCGTTGCCAACACGCGTGGTATGCCGTCTATTTCAATACAGTTAAGGCGCATCTGTTCCCATACGATGTTACCATCTTTTGTACAATTCCTCCATTCAAACTGCTGCATTCCTTCTCTACATACTTTTTTAATCCACCCAAGAACCTCTTCTCGAGAATAGGGGGGAGTGTCCCATAGGTTGTTTTGCTGCAATTCCTTTACAGAGGAGTAGCCAAACACCTTATATGCCTGTGGATTTGCATCAATAATCTCCGCCGAATCAATGTCCATAATATAGATGGAAACAGGAACATTCATAAAGAGTGTTTTAAATTGTTCTTCACTGCGAAGAAGGGCCTCCTGTGTTCTTGTTAAGGTGTCTTCGGTGGTAAGAAGGTGCATTATGCGTTCAATGGCGGTGGGCAGTCGATCGAGAAAATCAATATCTTTCACTAAGTAATCTCTGGCTCCGCACTTCATCATTTCCACGGCAAGTTCTTCGCTTCCTTGGCCGGTCATGATAATAAAGGGAGGTAGACAGTGGTGTTCTTCCAAGCGTTGGATGACCTCTGTTCCTGACATCTCGGCAAGGGTGTTATCCAGTAACAGAAGGCTTTTTGGGGTTTGAATAACCCGTTCTATCGCACCTTTTCCGGTTGTTTCAATATGGAGAGAATATCCCTTAGCGGATAATTTATGTCGAATAAGTTCACCGATGCCATGATCGTCATCAACAACGATAATGTGTCGTGAGGGAGGTGATGGCGATTTTTCTATGCTCCTCATTGGTTTTGTTGCTCCTGAGTCTTTTTGGGTAGCTGCAACTCTGGTATTTGCACGATTGATATAAACAGGCCGAGTTGTTGAATGGCTGTTACAAAGGCAGAATATTCTACCGGTTTCGTGATGTAACTATTGCATCCCAAGGCATGGCACTCTTCTATTTCAAAGGGGTCATCCGTGGTTGTGACCATAATAACAGGGAGTTTTTTGAGCTCTGGGTCTTGCTTTATTTGACGAAGGACTTCCATGCCATCCATGCGGGGCATGCGAATATCAAGAAGCAGTACGTATGGCGTATGTTCTTGGCGCTTGATAGCATTATTGCTGCGAAAGAAAAAGTCGATAACCTCTTGGCCGTTATAAAAACGATGTATGGTATTGGTGACGCCGGCACGACGAAGGTTCTGTATAATCAGTTCTGCATGACCATCATCGTCATCAGCGATGAGCAGAACGACTTCCTTTTTTTCTCGTTCGGTCTCCGTCATTTTCCACTCCTTTGTTCGACTGCATGTATCTACAGTGTAGCACTATTGGTTCCCCTTCGCAAGGAGAAAAATGGGGGATTAGTTTCTACACGCTCTGAGTACCAATTCTGCAAGGTCAAACTTCTTAAAGGGTTTGTGAAGGAAAAACACCCGGCCTTTGGCGCGCAGTTGTTCCATGTCTTTTTCCTTGGTGAAT comes from Chitinivibrio alkaliphilus ACht1 and encodes:
- a CDS encoding hybrid sensor histidine kinase/response regulator, with the translated sequence MRSIEKSPSPPSRHIIVVDDDHGIGELIRHKLSAKGYSLHIETTGKGAIERVIQTPKSLLLLDNTLAEMSGTEVIQRLEEHHCLPPFIIMTGQGSEELAVEMMKCGARDYLVKDIDFLDRLPTAIERIMHLLTTEDTLTRTQEALLRSEEQFKTLFMNVPVSIYIMDIDSAEIIDANPQAYKVFGYSSVKELQQNNLWDTPPYSREEVLGWIKKVCREGMQQFEWRNCTKDGNIVWEQMRLNCIEIDGIPRVLATGTDITDLKKAEAEKEKLLQQLLQSQKMESIGRLAGGIAHDFNNALGGMLGYIELAREKLPKESAIQDDLHEIGTLAQRSAKLTQQLLAFARKDVASPRLIRLNREIEKQLSMLRRITRDSVEISWTPAPHDFVIHLDPSQLSQIIMNLCINAQDAIEGSGTIDIATYAAHGSPPYASGAGLQKQVPLQKYVQLTVRDTGSGMDKTTLSSIFEPFFTTKEVGRGTGLGLSTVYGIMRQNSGFIDVESNPGTGTTFKLYFPVHEEKQLPLEEAAPKQQLPPQKKEKKVVLLVEDEPSILSTTEKILHHLGYTVIAEKNPNRAVEYVKQTHHTIDLLITDVVMLEMNGLALAKKIRQHSPHTKVLFMSGYTMETLEDTELTQNDAFIKKPFTIDSLTQHIENILHTVSK
- a CDS encoding response regulator, with amino-acid sequence MTETEREKKEVVLLIADDDDGHAELIIQNLRRAGVTNTIHRFYNGQEVIDFFFRSNNAIKRQEHTPYVLLLDIRMPRMDGMEVLRQIKQDPELKKLPVIMVTTTDDPFEIEECHALGCNSYITKPVEYSAFVTAIQQLGLFISIVQIPELQLPKKTQEQQNQ